The region AGTCTACGCCTAGCACTTCATCTTGCCTAGTCCTGGGTGCCCAGGAAAGGAGCCTTGGAGAGCTGGACTCAGGTGTCTCTGGTCCCTGCCTGAGCTTTCTTTGTCTGGAGCAGGGAATAAATCTGTCatcagaaggagggaaggggaagggggggggagctGCTGCAGACCCAGcaggaaatggggggggggaggccaGGGGGCATTGGTCCATTGCATGGGAGGAGGGGTAGCTTTGTTTCTCCCCCAACCACCATGGCCCTCAGAGATCTTGGTCCTTTATGGGTAGTCTGCATGATAGGATAGGGCTGAAAGAATTTAGGAGGAAATCCTTGAACCAGACGTTGGAGGAAGTTGGGTGGAGACAGGTGGAATCTGAAAGGTGTCTTGGATCAGAGAAAGGGTGTGAGACAAAGGCTTAAGACAGAAATAAGCATGATTTGGGAAGGGGATAGTCAATAACCAGTCTGGCTGTGGGGGGTGTGGTGGGATGTGAAGTTTCTTTGGGAGGAGACTTGAATGTCAGGTGAGAAACCAGATTGCACGAAGGGAGAGGATGGTGATACAATTATGGCTTCAGAAGAGAGGGTGGAGGTTGAGTAGGACTCAGGCAGGATGGGAGAGACTTCCAGAGTGAGTGTGAAGCCGCAGGGAACCTGTTACAGGAGTCTGAGGAAGGAGAGATACTGAATTCTCTCGAAATGAAGCAGGGCCTAGGTAAAAGGCTCTGCCTTCAAACATGGAACAACAGatctcttcctgtcctctgtgaGCTGCTTTACCAGGTCCTAGGCCACTTCAGGTTCTACTGATACAGCTGGGCGGCCCTTCCTGAGATCTCACCTCAGGTCTTTGCTATTGCTGTTACTTCTGGTCTTGAACCTGAGCAAGAGGTGAGAAGAGGGATGCTTTCTGTGACCTgggctccttccctctctgcaaGGCTCAGTGTTTGGGAGAAGAGGATTTGCCAAGCCCACTCCTGTGTAAGCACTGGAAGTTGGCTTCTAGCTTCCTGATGCCTGAAAACTCTGGGGTTTTCCGAGTCATCACCAAGCAGCAAGGCACTTAAGTGACCGGGTCTTGCCCCACCTGCCAAGAATACTGTGCTGTATGCCTACAGAACTGTCACTCGCCCCTCTCCAAGAATGTCCAAGAACTGCTTACCAGGCCTACTCCATGAGCTCAGCCATGGAGTCATGTTTGGGCTGTGTGGCTCGGTaccttgtgtgcatgcatatgtatctaTCTTCGTGCTGATGGGTGATGGGGATCAAGCTCATGTGTGACCATGCAGGCAGGTTTGCAGATGAGCAAGAGGGTAAGATGTGGGTGTTGGTTGGGACCCCAGAATTGAGGCTTTTAGTGGAGTGCTGTATGCTccaaaaggaagcagaggcaagtgccgatatgtgtgcacacacgctcccctccccccagtcagATTTGCTTGGGAAGGAACCCTTAATGCAGGCAAGCAGGCCCCAGCCACACAAAGCCCAGTTTGCAGCCCCCTGACCAGCTTTGTTCTCCTCTCAGCAAAGGGGGGCGGGGCTGAGACGAGGAGGGGTGCTGTTTGTCCAGGAGTGAGGAAGCTGGGCTGCAAAGCAGCTTTTCTGCACAGCAGGACCTCGGGGCTGGCGgctccccctctttccccactGGCCCTCCTCATCCTCTCGCTGGCCACCCACAGAGCCCAGATCTACATGGAAACCATCAAGGAAGCAAGGGCTTATCAGTACCAGGGACCCCCACACTGGGGCCTTGCCTGGTAGTTCTTATCTCTGCATACCAAGGGCAAGAAAATGAAGCCAGTCACCGACCTCAGGTCACACTTAGTGGTGTGGGGAGGGATTCCAATGCAAGTCTGTTTTCTTCACTTACCATGCATGTTCCTGTTCCTGAGAGGAAAGTGGTCTGGGGCTCAGCAAATATATACATCCAAAGTCAATGACTGGAATTCCAAGGGCAGAGATGAGGGGGAGTTGGGAacggggtggggggttggggagctcCGACTTGAGCCTGGAACAACAGTAGGCTGGAGAAATGCTCAGGTTGAATGGGGCCAGGATGATGGCATCTGAGCTTTATTCTAAGACCCATAGAATCCTGGGACAGCAAAAAGTCTCGGGAACTTATCAGAAGCAGAGTGAttactgtcatttttttaaatatccctCTGACTTAGGCTGAGGACAAGTTGGGACCAGATTAGGTTTATCAATCACATTTGATGGGATAGTATAGGAAACCAGATAGATAACGGCTGTCACAAAATCGATGCTTAGGGTTCAGTCAGGACAAACTTACTGCGCACatttggaaggaagaagggagggctgAGTATCCAGGTGCCTAGATTCCACCTAGACCTTAGTGAGCTTTGGCTTGTCTCGGGCTGGGAATTCACTAGCTATCCTACCCTGGCTAGGTTGTGACACTGGTTTTGGCAAGGAGACAGCTAAGAAACTGGATGCCATGGGCTTCACGGTGCTGGCCACTGTGTTGGATTTGAATGGCCCTGGTGCTCTAGAACTGCGTGCCCGCTGTTCCCCTCGCCTGAAGCTGCTGCAGATGGACCTGACCAAGCCAGAGGATATCAGCCGTGTTCTGGAAATTACCAAGGCTCACACGGCCAGCACTGGTCAGCAGATGTGTCTCCATTAGGGGTGGGAAGGGCTGGGTGAGTGTGAAGGAGGCAGGGATTACATGTTTGCTGTCAGGCTGACCCCAAGCTTCCCTTCTGCTTGATGCCCCCAGGCCTGTGGGGTCTGGTTAACAATGCTGGCCTCAACATGGTAGTGGCCGACGTGGAACTGTCTCCAGTGGCAACTTTCCGCACATGTATGGAGGTGAACTTCTTTGGTGCACTTGAGCTGACCAAGGGCCTCCTGCCACTCCTACGTCACTCAAGGGGACGTATTGTGACCGTTGGCAGCCCAGCAGGTAAGTGTCCTTCCACTCTGAGACAAAGTGGTAAAGGAGCTGCTGTCATGTTAAGGATGATTTGGGGGTTCCCAGGCCAAGGCTGAGCGTCCCCATTCTATCCCCAGGAGACATGCCATACCCCTGCTTGGCAGCCTATGGCACCTCCAAGGCGGCTATTGCACTGCTCATGGACACATTCAGCTGTGAACTGCTTCCCTGGGGTATCAAGGTCAGCATCGTCCAGCCTGGCTGCTTCAAGACAGGTGAGGGTTCAAGTTTGGGGTGGGACACGGATGTGGCAGGGGTGTGTGGTCTGAGCATGTAGTGTGGTTTGGTTTACAGGCACAGTTTACATTAAATAGATGAGTGGCCTTTGGCTCCTCTGGCTGCTGCCTTCTGACCTTGTCACCCCTTCCTCAGAGGCAGTGACTAATGTGAACCTCTGGGAGAAGCGCAAGCAACTGCTGCTGGCCAACTTGCctagagagctgctgcaggcctaTGGTGAAGACTACATTGAGCACTTGCATGGGCAATTCCTGAATTCACTCAGAATGGCATTGCCTGACCTTAGCCCCGTTGTAGATGCCATCATTGATGCACTGCTGGCAGCTCAGCCACGCAGCCGCTACTACACGGGCCGTGGCCTGGGGCTCATGTATTTCATCCACTACTACCTGCCAGGAGGCCTGCGGCGCCGCTTCCTACAGAACTTCTTCATCAGTCACCTTCTACCCCGAGCACTGAGGCCTGGCCAACCTGGCCAACCTGGCCCTGTTCATGACACATCCCAGGACCCAAACCCTTCCCCCACAGTATCAGCTCTGTGAACCACAAACTTAGGTGTTTCAGCAGGAGAGGCTTCTTGAGCTCTTGGCCCTCTCCCCTGGCCATTATAGACCCCTCAACCTTTCCCTAGAGTCGCTGTTAAGAAAAGCCCAGCCTCTACTGCTGATGCCGAGGCCAGGCCCGGGAGGTGGGATTTCTAGTGAGCCTCTGGACCGCTCCTCTGCTTCATGAGCCCATGTATACCCTACCAGGCACGACCCTGCAGCTTGGAGAGCCCAGATGGATGGAGAGTTTAGTGTGAGATGTGGCTGTAGCCTTTGAGAGGATGCTACAGACCACTTCTGTGCTGACTTTAGAATGATTAGACGGTGGGGCCTCCTCAGAACTCTTTTGGTACCCACTGTCTCAGTGCTGCGTCCAGAGTAAATCCCTCTTGACTGGCTCAGGATTTAGGTTCCCAACCActggctccagccacatggaAGCTGTATGCTGCATTTGTCTGGTTgttggcattttaaaataaagatacatttttttatttctcctagaATGGGAGAGATAGTGTTTGGAGTTGGTGACTGCCTGGTTGGTTGCCTAGGCGACAGGGTATGGCTATTTGACAGAGATTAGGTACTTCTTGGGAGATCCTGGGACTCAGCAGGGGAGCCGAGGAGGTTCCCCAGATACTCTGTGGTTCATATCTGCTGACCTCAGGCAAACCATTTGTCCCCAGGTGGGTTTCAGCATATTGAGATGAAGGGAATGGCCAATTTCAGGGAGTTGCAGGGCTTGGTGAAACAGTTAGGGAGGTGTGGAGCCTCCAAAGCCAAGCTATAACTACTCTCTTatgacccccaccccagcctaTCTTCCTACTGAGCTCCCAGTAGAAACTGCCACCCTCCAGGGGCTTCCCTGGCACTGTGGCTGCTAACTGCAGTTGAGACTCATCAAGAATACAGTGATGAGCGAAGCTGAGTCAAGGAAAGGTACAAGGGCACAAAGACGTGAGCAGACAGCAGGCTTTTTAAAGAGGGCAATTTTATTGTCTCAGGGGCAGAGCTGAGGGAGAGGGCTGCAAAGCTGCTTTCCCAATACCCCAAGAATACATATTCTCTATTTTTCCCACAGGTCATGGTTCTGGGGATGACCTaaggacaggaaaggaagctGTCCCCAGGGTTCTCAGGTTAGGGAGGGACATAAAAGTCACACAGTTTCTTAGACATGTCAGTGGCTGTAAACATAGGGCTGGGGGGCCTCTTTGCTCTAGAGGGGATCTTGGTCCATTCTTGATCAGGGGAAAGGTGCCTAACCCTTTTTAGACCTATGAGCAGTCCCAGAGGGGGTCATGGAAGCTGGGCAACCAATCCCAGGGCAATGTGCTACACCTCACCAGGTCAGACAGGTGAGCCAGAGGCTtcaccacagcacacagacacacacagtgcactTGGGAACCTTAAGTCAGAACTCTAGAAGATGGGGATATAGTTGTCAATCTTGGCGCGATGGCGCTGGGCAATGCACTCAGCAATCCACACGATGTTGCGACATTCCTGTTCCTTAAGCTTCACAAAGGCATAAAAGACACCAAAGTGGAACTGGTTCAGGAAGGCCAGCTTGTTCAGCTTCACCTGTGGACAAACATAGGTGTGATGCACAGGCACCGATGCATAGGCACCACCGTGGCCACAGAATCAGGCCCAAGTCACAACCCTCCCTATACAGATGGGGTCAGCTCCACAAGACCCTGTCTGTGCTCACCTCATGTTCAAAGAATCGGTCCTCCAGGGTCTTGTCTCCAGGATTGCTACCTGCACCCTCAAAAAGCAGTTTGTATTCCTGGCCAGGAAATGGGGAGAAGCACAGGTTATGAGTGTTGGGTGCTAGGGGGTGCCAACATGACCACCTAAATCTTGTCAGCTAGGGCACTCACCGGGTAGTAATCAGCTACATTCTTGACCTGTTCATAGTCATCAGCCCGAGCCAGCTGAGCCAAGCCCTCAGGGTAGAGTCGGCCACAGTGTGGAAAGAGCTTGGCACGGTCCTCCTTGGAAAGCTCTGTGCCGAAAgagttgatggtgatgatgaaagCGCGGCGGTCTGCTTCAAACTGCAGGGCCAGTGCATAggtgagaaaagaggaaagatgaGGACAACCATAGCCAGTCAGTTGGCAGAGCTCCCCCTGGCAAAGCTCAATGGGGACAAAAGGCAGAGAGGTGAGCAGGCACTCACCTCTAGGATAGGACACATGGCATCAGCTGTGGTTCCCCCTAACAGAGTACAGAACTTGTAGAAGGACTCCAGATAAGCCTGTAGAGAGGACAGTGTTTGCTTAGAGCAAGGATAGCAATGCCGGGAGATTTGTTAGAAACCTAGTCAGTTTGATCTCCCCTCTTCAAAACTTTTATGATAGGGATGGGCCAGCTCATTCTAACAACTTCCCCTCTACAAACATCTACCAATTTCAACAGTTCATTATCCAAGTAGCAGTGGCTTGGTGCCACTACCTGGGTGTGACAAAACAGTTTCTGGCCCACTGTCTGCTTCAGGGTCCATATTCCTACCCCTTTCTGTTGTCGAGCTTAAGGGGCTCTGTCTTCTCCCTGGTGCTTTGCCTTCCTCTTCTAGTCTTCAGAAACTTTCCTTCCCCAGCCTCAGAAAAGCAGGTATCCAAGGGCTAGTGAGAGAGTTACCCTCAGAGTTCACAACAGTCTACACTGATTTGTATGCCCTCCCTTGCAACAACCCTACCTTGCAGAACACTACTCCTCTCACTCCCAGACAGTCCCTAGGGTTCAACAGCAGGAACCAAATTTCAGGTCCGTTCCTGCCGAAGGGTGGTTATTGCCTATGTGAACCAGCCTCACAGTCAGTAACTAGGTACATGGGCTGCAGCAGAAACAAGTGATTTTGTCGGGGCAAATCTGATCTGCTGGGCATGAGGAAAGGACAGGTCAGCTCACGTACAAGGTCTTCCCCAACTCTCATTGACAAGGTCACACGGAGGTTTCTCTCCAATACCTCTCCCCCCACCAAGGTCTTGCAGATCCCATGGAGAACACTTTTACATGAAACTTGACTCAGGCCTGCCTAGGACCCCATATGTAGCATGGTCACAGACTGGATCTATGTCAGCACTGTTGGGGCTATGGCTGTGAAAAGCTTTCCACATTCAGGTGTACTGTCCAAGCTGGCCACAACTCACAGGGTGTGCATTCAAAAACACAAGATGATGACACCCATAGCTCCACAAGGTACAGTGAAACTATACAAGATGAGCTCAGTAGGGAACCTGCAGGTGATCAGTGAACTCTTGTAAACAAAAAGTTAACATAAATcagtaacaagaaaaaaacaggaaagcaaCAACAGAGTCCAGCACAGAGGATCAAAAGCTTATAGGCAGAAATGGCTCTCATCTCCCACCTTGATGGTACTTCATAGCCCCTCCAGGAGTCAGTCCTCTGTGGCCGTCTTTGTGGCCAGCCAAGCTGGTAATGCTAAAAATCTTAGGACCTACCCTAGTGGAGCCTGCAGTTCCTATTTGTGGGGGAAATTGCTAGCCAGTTTGGGGTTCCATGTCCTATTACCTACCTGTTTGCTTAGCCAAGCTGTACTGATCCCCAGAGAAACTGACCCTAGGATTAAGGTTCACACTTTCCTCTAGAGCTATAGCAGACAAGAAACTGGCAAGACTCAGGTACCAAGgtcacctccccaaccccaccctgtcCCCTGGAGTCTGCCAGCCCATGGTTGTTGCACCAGCTGCCTACAATTCACTTGCCAGACAGCTGAGGGTCCACCTAATCTCCCATCTGTGGCCACTGGGCTGGGACATTgcctgacaggcaggcaggtttGGCATAGGGCCCACAGTGTTGGG is a window of Rattus rattus isolate New Zealand chromosome 17, Rrattus_CSIRO_v1, whole genome shotgun sequence DNA encoding:
- the Hsd11b2 gene encoding corticosteroid 11-beta-dehydrogenase isozyme 2 isoform X1; translation: MERWPWPSGGAWLLVAARALLQLLRSDLRLGRPLLAALALLAALDWLCQRLLPPPAALVVLAGAGWIALSRLARPPRLPVATRAVLITGCDTGFGKETAKKLDAMGFTVLATVLDLNGPGALELRARCSPRLKLLQMDLTKPEDISRVLEITKAHTASTGLWGLVNNAGLNMVVADVELSPVATFRTCMEVNFFGALELTKGLLPLLRHSRGRIVTVGSPAGDMPYPCLAAYGTSKAAIALLMDTFSCELLPWGIKVSIVQPGCFKTEAVTNVNLWEKRKQLLLANLPRELLQAYGEDYIEHLHGQFLNSLRMALPDLSPVVDAIIDALLAAQPRSRYYTGRGLGLMYFIHYYLPGGLRRRFLQNFFISHLLPRALRPGQPGQPGPVHDTSQDPNPSPTVSAL
- the Hsd11b2 gene encoding corticosteroid 11-beta-dehydrogenase isozyme 2 isoform X2, producing MGIKLMCDHAGRFAGCDTGFGKETAKKLDAMGFTVLATVLDLNGPGALELRARCSPRLKLLQMDLTKPEDISRVLEITKAHTASTGLWGLVNNAGLNMVVADVELSPVATFRTCMEVNFFGALELTKGLLPLLRHSRGRIVTVGSPAGDMPYPCLAAYGTSKAAIALLMDTFSCELLPWGIKVSIVQPGCFKTEAVTNVNLWEKRKQLLLANLPRELLQAYGEDYIEHLHGQFLNSLRMALPDLSPVVDAIIDALLAAQPRSRYYTGRGLGLMYFIHYYLPGGLRRRFLQNFFISHLLPRALRPGQPGQPGPVHDTSQDPNPSPTVSAL